A window of the Polaribacter sp. HaHaR_3_91 genome harbors these coding sequences:
- a CDS encoding response regulator transcription factor has protein sequence MNKSEIKILLVDDEPDIIEIVGYNLKNEGYQIFTATNGIEAVKAAKKNIPHLILLDIMMPEMDGIEACEKIRKVKSLENVVIAFLTARGEDYSQLAGFEAGADDYITKPIKPKVLISKVKSLLRRLKTKKDSEETFKIGDIVIDRDEYVVYKAGKRISLPRKEFELFSLLTSKPGKVFKREVILDTVWGNEVVVGGRTIDVHIRKLREKIGDDHFKTVKGVGYKFVLEGAEH, from the coding sequence ATGAACAAAAGTGAGATTAAAATTTTATTGGTTGATGATGAGCCAGATATTATAGAAATTGTTGGCTATAATTTAAAAAATGAAGGCTATCAGATATTTACTGCAACAAATGGAATAGAAGCTGTTAAAGCTGCTAAAAAGAATATTCCACATCTAATTTTATTAGATATTATGATGCCAGAAATGGACGGAATAGAAGCTTGCGAAAAAATTAGAAAAGTAAAATCATTAGAAAACGTTGTTATTGCATTTTTAACAGCAAGAGGCGAAGACTACTCTCAATTAGCTGGTTTTGAGGCCGGTGCAGATGATTATATTACAAAACCTATTAAACCTAAAGTTTTAATAAGTAAAGTAAAATCTCTATTACGAAGACTAAAAACCAAAAAAGATAGCGAAGAAACTTTTAAAATAGGTGATATTGTCATTGATAGAGATGAATATGTAGTTTATAAAGCTGGTAAAAGAATATCTCTTCCTAGAAAAGAATTCGAATTATTTTCTTTGTTAACCTCTAAACCCGGTAAAGTTTTTAAAAGAGAAGTTATTTTAGATACTGTTTGGGGAAACGAAGTTGTTGTAGGCGGTAGAACTATTGACGTACACATTAGAAAACTACGTGAAAAAATTGGTGATGACCACTTTAAAACCGTAAAAGGAGTTGGCTATAAGTTTGTTTTAGAAGGCGCAGAGCATTAA
- a CDS encoding cell wall metabolism sensor histidine kinase WalK — protein sequence MKIKKTYSYALWSALYLTLLTVVIAALSYCFFSKHIGIGSVLFSIAVLYVISFFIIQYRTEHFIYRRLKKIYEDVSILDVNDLRRDSVTTDIDKLSKRMQRFVEGKRLEIKSLTERDSFRRDFLGNVAHELKTPLFTVQGYILTLIEGAVNDKEIRTKYLERANKGVERLVAVIKDLDMIAKLENDGMKLNKDVFNILELVQNVFDMFEMRAKKRNITLKFDRIHEFPVFVKGDAEKIEQVLINLIVNSIKYGKPNGTTIVAIESYNEAKFIVKTIDNGEGIKPQHLSRLFERFYRVDQSRSREQGGSGLGLSIVKHIIEAHNETILLKSTYGEGSEFSFTLEKPK from the coding sequence ATGAAAATTAAAAAAACATATTCTTACGCACTTTGGTCTGCCTTATATTTAACACTGCTTACAGTTGTAATCGCAGCATTATCCTATTGTTTTTTTTCTAAGCATATTGGTATTGGTTCTGTCCTTTTTTCTATTGCAGTTCTTTATGTAATTTCCTTTTTTATCATTCAGTATAGAACAGAGCACTTTATATACAGACGCCTTAAAAAAATATACGAAGATGTTTCTATCTTAGACGTAAACGATTTACGAAGAGATTCTGTAACTACAGATATTGATAAACTTTCTAAAAGAATGCAAAGATTCGTAGAAGGTAAAAGACTAGAGATAAAAAGCTTAACTGAGAGAGATTCTTTTAGAAGAGATTTTTTAGGAAACGTTGCTCACGAACTTAAAACACCTTTATTTACAGTACAAGGCTATATTTTAACCTTAATTGAAGGAGCCGTAAACGACAAAGAAATTAGAACAAAATATCTTGAGAGAGCTAATAAAGGAGTAGAAAGGTTGGTTGCCGTTATTAAAGATTTAGATATGATTGCTAAATTAGAGAATGACGGTATGAAATTAAATAAGGATGTCTTTAACATTTTAGAATTGGTTCAAAATGTTTTTGATATGTTTGAAATGAGAGCAAAAAAAAGAAACATTACCTTAAAATTTGACAGAATTCATGAATTTCCTGTATTTGTAAAAGGAGATGCAGAAAAAATTGAACAAGTTTTAATCAACTTAATTGTAAACTCTATTAAATACGGTAAACCAAACGGAACTACTATAGTTGCTATAGAAAGTTATAATGAAGCTAAGTTTATTGTTAAAACAATAGATAATGGAGAAGGAATTAAACCACAACATCTTTCTAGACTTTTTGAAAGGTTCTACCGAGTAGACCAAAGTAGATCTAGAGAACAAGGCGGTTCTGGTTTAGGTTTGTCTATTGTAAAACACATTATAGAAGCACACAACGAAACCATTTTATTAAAAAGTACTTATGGTGAAGGATCAGAGTTTTCTTTTACGCTCGAAAAGCCTAAATAA
- a CDS encoding glycosyltransferase translates to MKATQNKIIVAPLNWGLGHATRCVPIINALLENNFTPIIASDRNALTFLRKEFPSLEYIEIPAYNISYHRNLKLGLLLQIPQVLKAVREEHKIINDFILKNTDVVGVISDNRFGVRSSLVPSVYITHQINVLSGITTFFTSYFHQKIIKKFNECWIPDNNGSQFSGKLSSTKNNINLKFIGVLSRFKKQASAQNIDILIIFSGPEPNRTLLENKLISAFKNDSRNIVFVLGKVEATQKKWTLKNSTFYNYLLSEELQKLINSSKIVICRSGYSSIMDLAVLDKKVFFIPTEHQPEQEYLASFLESKKLAPFSNMKDFVKEDISKIENYKGLKTTETILDSGLFRLFERKRKL, encoded by the coding sequence ATGAAAGCTACCCAAAATAAAATAATTGTAGCTCCTTTAAATTGGGGCTTAGGTCATGCAACACGTTGTGTGCCAATTATAAATGCGTTGTTAGAAAACAATTTTACACCAATAATTGCATCAGACAGAAATGCTTTAACCTTTTTAAGAAAAGAATTTCCTAGTTTAGAATATATAGAAATCCCAGCTTATAACATTTCTTACCATAGAAATTTAAAGTTGGGATTACTTTTGCAAATACCTCAGGTTTTAAAAGCAGTTAGAGAAGAGCATAAAATTATCAATGATTTTATACTTAAAAACACAGACGTTGTTGGTGTAATATCAGATAACAGATTTGGAGTAAGAAGTTCATTAGTTCCTTCTGTTTATATTACCCATCAAATAAATGTTTTATCTGGCATCACTACTTTTTTTACTTCCTATTTTCATCAAAAAATAATCAAAAAGTTTAATGAGTGTTGGATTCCTGATAATAACGGTTCTCAGTTTTCAGGAAAATTATCATCAACCAAAAATAATATCAATTTAAAATTTATTGGAGTATTAAGTCGTTTTAAAAAGCAAGCATCAGCTCAAAATATTGATATTTTAATCATTTTTTCTGGTCCAGAACCCAATAGAACCCTTTTAGAAAATAAATTGATATCAGCCTTTAAAAATGACTCTAGAAATATTGTTTTTGTTTTGGGTAAAGTAGAAGCAACTCAAAAAAAATGGACTTTAAAAAATAGTACGTTTTACAATTATTTATTATCAGAAGAACTTCAAAAATTAATCAATTCGAGTAAAATTGTTATTTGCAGATCTGGTTATTCCTCTATAATGGATTTAGCTGTTTTAGATAAAAAAGTGTTTTTTATTCCTACAGAACATCAACCAGAACAAGAGTATTTAGCTTCGTTTTTAGAAAGTAAAAAGTTAGCTCCTTTTTCAAATATGAAAGATTTTGTAAAAGAAGATATTTCTAAAATAGAAAATTATAAAGGTTTAAAAACTACTGAAACAATCTTAGATTCAGGTTTATTTAGGCTTTTCGAGCGTAAAAGAAAACTCTGA